The DNA sequence TTAATGACCTTAAGCAAAGTGATTGACATAAGATACCCATGTCAGATGTTCTGGTGACGCAACATGTTCCCCCAGTAGCAGGAAAGCTTCCTGCCGTGATTAAGTTCGAGCTATGAAAAGTGCTAAAATGTGTGGTCAGCTTTCCTCTGATGCAAGCGATTTTATTATAGCGGCTGGTAACGGAGGAGTGTAGCAACACAAATACTGACACTAAACATCCCCTCCCGTATGTATAGCCTGCTCTATTTTAAAGCACAGTCTGCACTTTACAAGGCCAGAGTCTCGGCTGTGGATGATGTGGACGTGTGCTCAGAGTCTTTGGGGCAagcgattggggggggggggagagaaaccagGCAGTGATGTACTTTGCAATGTCATTCATCTGTAAGAGACCAGCAGTGTTCCAGAAGGAAAGTCTCAGCACTTAGTTTAGCAACTTGCTCAGTGTTGGATGAGATAGCATTATGCATCACATCATTTTAAGacttcagtcctatgcacatcGGCCTAAGAGTAACTTCCATTAAACCTAGTGAGACTTACCTCTGTCCTGGCCCCCAGGTATTTGTTTACATTTAACCATGGGCAGTCAGCTATAACTAGAGGTaggtgaaaatggtgataacaaaataaaaacacataacactgctttctgcacttttcatttttgtagaaaagcaaaaaaatgcaaaccaaaaataaaaccacaaaaatAAGACTATTTTTGGTTTATTATTTAATagggggggtgcaagggtaatgattgtggctgcatctgctgacagtataccacctatatcacctacctaatatACTTTTATTGCAAGACATTTCCACTCCAATGCCTTTGTCAAAGTAAGGACCAATttggtttcaccccccccccccacacacacacacaagatggaACCAACCTTCCTCTGTGCAAACAGATAACTAGAGCAGAGCCAATGGTCACCAGAGAGATGAGCCATATTGTACCATTGGTTCTCAAAAGtcttagaggccctagaggctgctgcatggtttataaatgccaagggggaggctataatggtgattgggcaacccTGCTCCCACCCCAAGTAATAgcctgtttaacccttgatgcatatagcctaatctgccctatcaggTTTCACAAAGCACCAACAATCGAGTCACAGCCCACTGATGGGTCTTGGAcacaccgtttgggaaccactggaatatgcTATAAGTTAACATTGCCCAAAGAGAATCAGTATCAAAGTGCCTATGGTTATGAATTATGGGGCTCCCAAGTTGAAATTTTACTTCAGTAAATAATTCATTACCTGGTCTGAGCCAAGTCACTTGGCCAAGTCTTCAGGGTTGTTTTAAGGAGGATGACTAAAATAATGTATATAATGTGTTTTGTACGCTAGGAGAAGCACTCCATAAAtagtaataatacaggtatttatataccgcctttcttgatcatcagatttctcctcagactttattcaaggcggtttgcaaaggcaggctgttctaaatccccatagggattttttcgATTGAAgaagaaagtttctatctttcaagaaccacaacataaATGAAGGGCTGAGCAGTTAAAGATACTTTCACGTACAATATGGTAGACAGGTAGCATACATTTGCTCTGGCGTATGCTTGTTTCATTTTAATGGTGGTTGCACAAGATATATTTTCTGTCAGTTGTTCCTGGGATGAAGTCACATTATAGGTGCCAGCATCAAATGCCTAGGCCTCTGAAAATCCAGTGCCACCCATGGTAAATTCTTTATAGAGTAAAACTATGTGTTCAACTATATGAGGTATGCACCAATCTAGTAAGTACAGAGGTTTGTTGTTCATATACACTTCCTTTTAAACTTTCTTTCTTTGTTACCTTCTCAAAAGACTCACAGGCTGCAGGGAAGGAAAGCAGGTGAAGGATATATATCATATCATCTGTCTGCACAGGCCTTCCTTATCAGATTAGAGCAAAGAGCTCCTGATCAGAATGAAAGAGACTAGGTTTTCTAATGCTCTAGCAGCACAgatgtttattattttaaaatgaactgtacatttttaaaaaccattttcaaTATCAAAAGTGCTAAGTATGACAATAGTACAATAtttaatttacaaaaaaaaagtgtCATCTTTTGAGCTATACCTTGCTGATTACTTTGGGCAAATAATTACAGATAGCAACACTAGCCAAAAAGAAAGAGACCACATTTTCAAAAAAAAGAAGTTCAATATTACTCCTTTAAGAAGTACCACAGAGAAACACTGCAGGAGCAAAATGAAGAAATGAACTTACTCTCCAAGCATTGGCGTATGCAGCTATCACAGTTCCTTAAGAAATAAACTAAATCAAAGCCATACATGGGCTTATCGTCAGCCGAAATCCAGCGCCACAAACTACTTGGTTGGCACTGCTTTGGGTTGTCCTGGTCACTTTCCTGATTTTACTGACATTTTCAAATGTTGTCCAAATCTCTACCAACCTGAAGGTACCAagaggctttctggggagggggagagaagaataGAAACATTCTTCCTGTCTTGAAAGAGATGGCAAATGGATCATTTCAAGGCTGCTTTCTCAACATGATGGTAAGGAGGCAATTTTATTGTCAACGCTTATAACAAAAGAAAAACGTGTGGTTAACAGGGGAATAACCGATGTGGGAAACAGTTACTATTATACAAAAGATGGACCCTACACATGGATGATACATGACAAACCAATGTATGTAATAGACATTTGGTGGCTACTTCTCCTAGTGTAaagcagcttgggagggggaCATATGGAGCAAAAAACTAgatggaggagagagaaagatgtttaaccctttccctgcccaccaCATCTTTCTGTTAAATTAGAAATTCACTCCCACAAGTTGTGGCAATGGCCAAtggcttttgaaaaaaaaaaaaaaaaggattagacAATGTCTACCAGGCACAAGAGAAATGTACACATAGTTCCCTCCCCACATACCACATTTACCACTCAAGGAAGAAACTCAAGTGGCCTTTTGTAACATCCGTTTGTGTAAGCTCGCCCTTAgcacaggtgtgcgtcacttaacaatggggatacgttgttatgcaattaggttattaagtgaacattcagcccgaTCTAGTGCCttcattgtgtaaacagacactccctgccagatggTTGCTGGCTGCAAAGGCTACTAGAGGccaactgcctcttctttgcattaagagcctctttgctgtgtaaacagagactctgctgcaggttatgggacaACTGACTGcatcattaagagcctctttgttgtgctttgaccactgctaTATATGTGgttcatcattaagcagaaggtcatTAAGCGATGCATGCCTGTAGTTTGAGCTCGCTGGTAGATGTGCATTACCTTTTTCCTGTCAGCAGAAATAATATTAGATGTGAATTACCGATTCCCCACCGCCATCTTTTACCATAAAGGCACTTCAATTTGGCACTTATCTAGTTATCTAGGCACTTCAATTTGGACATTTGACCTCTTTGGCACCACAAAATGGTATACATATGTATATGAACAGCCTTGACATGTAAGCATCATAATTTAAGTTGGAAAACATGAGGAATAATTTGAAACAAACAATCCTAGCATGTCTCAAGAGAAGTTTGTGATGAAGCAGATATCAACGATTCCCAAACTCTTAGAGTCTTTTTTAGTTCGTATGTTTATACTTCCAATTTTGCTATTGATAAAAGTatcttgcagcagccaagatACTGCCAATAAATAGGCTTGCCCATTTAGTCACCTGCTTCTCTGCCATCCTTTCCAAGTGCAGTTTCTAAGCAAAAAGGCTCCTCTGGTTTGCCACTAGAGTCGTCTGACTTTCTCGCCTCTTGGACTTCTTGCTTCGCTGTCGGATCTTCCAGCACAACGCACTTGAAGCCAGTAAAAGGAGTCCGGAGGACAAAATGACTAATCCAAGCACAGAGATGATGGAGCCATGGGAGTTAAAGCTGTATGCCACGGCTGTGACCACCACCCCAGCAATAAGGATCACCACGCCAAATGGAATGGTGCAACGGTAACAGGAGAGTTCAGCTCCCCCCGTGGCAGCTGTCAGCTGGCATTCACTCACCAAAGGGACAGCTGTGACCCTGTAGTCATTGTTGTTGCTCTTCTCCAGTGTGGCACACTGAGGACATTTGGAGTTCCCCAAGATCTCTTTGATAGGCTCATCTGTCATCTTGTAGCTTTTGATCCGCTTCTGTTGACTCAATGCTTAGGCTAGACCAGGCTTTGATGAAAGCTCTTTAACTGtggaaagaaaatgcatttcACAGATGACCATACAAGTTCATATTACTTATGCTTACATTTAGGTACTATATAGAAAATTAGTGCCATAAGACTCATATAGCATAAGACTAGCGCCATAAGAAACCAAAAGGCCATCAAAGTCAACCACTATTCCCAACCCACTGCAAGGCAGGGCCAGCCACATAGAAACACATGATGATCAGAATAGGACCCTAATTGCTAACTGTACCAGAAGCTTAAGCTGCATTCAGTAGAATCCCCATTGATCCAGTCTTGGTAGATTTGCCAAATAAATGAAGTGCAGTACCGTGAAATGCCAGTTGAGACAATAGATCTCCAAATAACTCAAAGGAGGTAGCCCCCAAAATGAGAAAAGCAAAATATCTGAAGATTGTTACctagtgggggagggaagaattccTCCGCTATAGATTCCCCAATCTAGTGACCATTCAGAGTTCTAAATCTAACCAAACTCCAGCCACACAATCCCTATGCAGATGACCAACTTCTGGGATTATCAATGAATGGGGGCAGGGGACAGAAGGATGGGACTGTGCCTTTTGGCCACCTTCCTAGCCTCTGCAAGTTGATTAGGTCCTGCGCAGAGCCTATAGGTATACTGTTTGCACTTGCTCAGGATCTATGCGGAAGATCTGGAGGTTAGGAATAGTGGATGCAACCTATTCCAGGGCATTGATTGTCCCCAGAATTTGGCTGTCTGCACTTATAAGTATCTTCCAACAGACAATCCACGAGTACTTTCATGCTCCTTCCAACTTTCTGATTCTAATTGTGACAGTTTGATGACCAGAaaaagggatgggggaggaaccTTGGGTGTCCAGTTGCCTGGTCTAACGGTTCATGCCACTCAAGGTCCACACCTGTTTAAAGTACCCATTTATGTAAAACATTATTCCTCACCTCTGCAAGGCCAAGGTGGTTTCCGACAACAGCAATTGTATGTTTGGCTATATCACACAAGACTCAACAAGGCACACTATTTTCATGCCATCTCAATGGGTGACTTTCCTTTTCTTGATTGCCACCCAGTGCTGATGGAGagacatgcagcacatgcctctgcAATAACTTTTAGgcttaggttttttttttgctttttcttacAAGAGGTATAGGCAGGGCAACCCTGGGACAGGGGATAGGAAGGAGAACTCTGCTCAGAGGCTCCAGAATTTAAATCATGATAACACCACTTTAACTTACATGCTGAGGGCATCTAGACATCCCACTCAGGATAGAAACCAGAATTGTCCAGTGCCTAGCATAGAGCTGTCCAAGCTCAACCTCCACACCTATAAAGACACAAACATCATAAACCTTTCTATGCAACCAGCAGGGCTAATCATGGGAGAGTCAAGTGTTTTTTGCATTTCCAATAttaatgcatttaaaaaatggaGGTTCTTAACACTCTACATCCTTCTGGATACCTGCACATCTCAGCAGCCCTTGTTCCTGTCCAACACATAACCTCATACCACTCTCTAAAGCAACAGATGTCATCGGTTGATAGGGAATATATGCTAAATAAGCAAAACCAGGTTTTCATTTAGGATTTCCTAGGCTGGAGCAGCACTGCAGCTTACTTACCAAGCATTCTTCGCAAAAAGCAACAAGTCTGCAAATATCTTTCATGGATATTTATATGATACTTCCAGTTCCCTTTAGTTTAAATGTTTTAGGACCACGTACTGAAAAGCAACTCCTATTACTGAAAAGCAACACAGTAACACAtgtccctcctgccctctccctaatTAAAAAGACCTGACAGATAATAAATCTCATctccattatttttttaaaaatgcgttATTTTAGTTACTCCTGTATGCGTCTTTCAATAAAAATCCTAACTAGTAACAAGAATCTTACCCCATCCTTTAAGCTGCTGCATAATCAGAATGGGTTTTCAACTACATTCCCCAACACTGTGTAAATGCACGGGGAAGCGGACCTTATTGTGCATCACTGCCCTTGGATTTCAGCATTGTATAGTGTGTCATAAAGTTGGCTTTGGCAAGCTGCCGCAGGTGCCCCAAGTAGCTGTGGTAACCATCAAAGAGACCATGAGAAGCCACTCTGCAAAGGCTGGCTGTCAAAGCCCGTTAACCATTTCTGACCAACGTTGCATgtatgtaacagggaccaaatgtgtatacctgtgggccgggcaaaaatgggttaacacagAAAACAATTTGGCAGAATTTGGGAGCCAATTCCCAAATTTCCAAACAGTTTGTTTGGGAAGTAGTACATCTGCCTCTTTTGCATAATGTGCACTCCACCTTTTTATAGAAGATACTGAATCCCTTCAAACAAATGCAATGTGAGCAAAAATAGATTTATCAGAGGAGGGCATGGAGAGGGGCCTTGACTCAATAGAAAAGCATCAGCCTCGTATGTAGGTTTAAACTTGGAATCTCCAGATAGGGCGGGGAGAGCCCATTTGAAACCCACCTGCCAATCTGTTTAGATGATCACTGGTTTGACTTTGGGTCAGACAGATTCATAAGTTCATAACTCAAAATCCGTCTCCAAAGATACAAGCGTTAGGGATGGGCAACTGAATCCTAACCAGTGCCGGAGCAGAGGGGACGCTCAGcccctgctgtatccagcaatggGAAAGAGCAACTTGGAGGTCtactgggaacatttgttcccttacctagggtaaagccccagcctgcacaatggagcaacttggatctgtgcctgccaaatggctggagcaagtccaagaagccctgtgttgggggctttcaagcctgggagggggaacaggattCAGCATGGGCCAGTGCCAttcatcctgccccctcctggacctgatctgccccgtATCCGCCCTCCAtccaccctgttacaccctccctCACCACTATGCTGCCTGacaggagcttacctgctccttcAGACACTCTGTTGGGATCCAGTGCCAGCAGGGTGGTGCAGGTCTTCCCACTAGCCCTGCTTACTCATAGGGTGTCATGGAGcactttacagtacttttgcaacactctaggccagagcagcagccgctGCACTGGCCATAGTCAGGAATAGGATTATGCCTCAAGATGCACTGCTACATAATCAGTGCACACATAATCAGTAAGCAAAGAAACAGTCACTCTGCACAGAAAGGCACTATTTGGTTCATATGGGGATTTAACTTCATTCAGTTAAGATCCATACAATCAATCAACTTCCACCTACCATCTCCTCAGGGAATCCCTCATGGCTGGGCAAGCAGAGAGGTAAATTCAGGGTATATCCCCAAAGTCTCCTCAGGGTGTTGTTCTACAAACTACTCAGCAAAAACCAGCAGCTTCAGGCTTGACTCTTGTTAAAGCCAGATGGCAAACTGTGTAACACTGAGGTGACCTGAGAGGAACAAACAAGGATGCAATCAGAATAAGATAATATAGTCGTACAAACTATAGGATCATTCAATAAGTCTGAAACTAAAAGTTCCATAGTGAAAGTAGAGATTTATACTGGGACACTTCAGAGATTTTGTGATCTCCCCTTCCCAGTTGTGGCAGATTTTCCATAATATATCactctagttcagccattttcaaccactgtgccgtggcacactggtgtgccacttgaatttgggggaaggtcatttattagtagggccaatggggaagtgagccccctactggcagcatggtgtgccttgtcaattgtaaaaaaccaatggtgtgccttgacaatcttagtggccttgtcagtgtgccatgagatggaaaatgtTGGCAATCACTGCTCTAGTTCATATCTATCAGTAAAAATGGTCAAATCTGTCCCTTTTCCCACAAGTATTGCCCTTATTCTAGCATAGCACATGAGAGCTCTTTTGGAGATGGCCAGAAGTTCACAGAATGGAAGTCACATCTCTAGAGCATATattatgctcttttacctggcAACAATATCCACTCATCATGAGCACTCCCCCAAAAGCCTTGCTGATCTGACAGGACATGGAGAACAGGAAACACACAAGCCATTTGAGCAGCCTTTCACCACATAGCTTCTTCACACTCAAACAAGACTTTTTGCATTTCACTGCAGGTGGAAAGAAACACAGCCCCACACTGGGAGCTCGCACTTGTCCACTGGAACATTTCCTATGATGAAAATTGCTTCCTTCATAGCCAACATCCAGGCCCTCTGCTTCGCAATGCCTCATTTATTGGTGAGAGGAGGGCCCACTCTCTTGAGGAGCAAGCTCTAGTTAAATTGGACATGCTAAGAGAGGCAGGCAAGATTTCGTCAACACCTGCATTTCAACTTGCCAGAAGGCTCCTTTTCATGACACATCTCAGCCAGGGTGAGCCAAAGCAATCGTCAACAGGAGCAACAGCTGTGAAACCACCAAGCAGCTGGGTTAACCTTCTGAACCAGCAAAAGATTTGTTACTAAGCTTACTCAACATTCCTTTGCTATGCATGTGTGGTTGTGGAGGATTGTTAGGGCCTTTTCAACACTGCGGCTGGGGCTTCCATCCAAGGACAGTAAGAAATGTGTGGAATATTCAAGCGAAAAGCCATTGAGAACTGACTATACTGGAGCGATGTTCCACAAATGCGAGACTGGGCCAAGTCCTGCTTGGCTTCTTTAGATGTCAGCACAGTAATTGTCCACAATATATCCAGAAAGAACAGCCCTGCCTATTATGTACAAATATATTCATCCACTCTTCCTTATCAATCATGCATCAGAAGCAAATTTTTTAACATTAAAGTCTGGAAATAAAAGTTCCAtggtatacagcagtgtttctctaactgtggttcatgaaccaatttcaggtgggtccccattcattacaatatttcatttttaatgtattagacttgatgctaccactgtatgttgactgcatttggggaaatgttacagatctgtacatttaataggctactatttatatgtttttaacaatgatagtaaatgggatttactcttgggtaagtgtgggtaggattgcagcctaggattgttagaaattttcctgcttaagaacataagaacattgtgcagtacgcaggacctggttagagatgtaaacgttactgagccattggggaacagtgatcatgctgtgatccgttttgacatgtaCGTTGGGGGAataataccaggcaaatctctaacaaaaacccttgacttccgacaggcggacttccctcaaatgagaaggaggttgaaagggagggtaaaaagagtccaatctctccagagtgcatggaggctgcttaaaacaacagtaatagaggcccagcagaggtgtataccgcaaagaaagaagggttccactaaatccaggagggtgcccgcatggctaaccagccaagttagagaggctgtgaagggcaaggaagcttccttccgtaaatggaagtcttgccctaatgaggagaataaaaaggaacataaattgtggcaaaagaaatgtaagaaggtgatacgggaggccaagcgagactatgaggaacgcatggccggcaacattaaggggaataataaaagcttcttcaaatatgttagaagcaggaaacccgccagagaagcggttggccctctggatggtgagagagggaaaggggagataaaaggagacttagagatggcagagaaattaaatgagttctttgcatctgtcttcacggcagaaggcctcgggcagataccgctgcccgaacggcccctcctgaccgaggagttaagcccgatagaggttaaaagagaagatgtttcagacctcattgataaattaaagatcaataagtcaccgggccctgatggcatccacccaagagttattaaggaattgaagaatgaagttgcagatctcttgactaaggtatgcaacttgtccctcaaaacggccatggtgccagaagattggaggatagcaaatgtcacgcctatttttaaaaagggaaagaggggggacccaggaaactataggccggtcagcctaacatccataccgggtaagatggtggaatgcctcatcaaagataggatctcaaaacacagaaaCGAACacgccttgctgagggagagtcagcatggcttctgtaagggtaagtcttgcctcacaaaccttatagaattctttgaaaaggtcaacaggcatgtggatgtgggagaacccatggacattatatatctggactttcagaaggcgtttgacacggtccctcaccaaaggctgctgaaaaaactccacagtcagggaattagaggacag is a window from the Tiliqua scincoides isolate rTilSci1 chromosome 2, rTilSci1.hap2, whole genome shotgun sequence genome containing:
- the TMEM100 gene encoding transmembrane protein 100 — its product is MTDEPIKEILGNSKCPQCATLEKSNNNDYRVTAVPLVSECQLTAATGGAELSCYRCTIPFGVVILIAGVVVTAVAYSFNSHGSIISVLGLVILSSGLLLLASSALCWKIRQRSKKSKRRESQTTLVANQRSLFA